The following proteins are encoded in a genomic region of Coregonus clupeaformis isolate EN_2021a chromosome 14, ASM2061545v1, whole genome shotgun sequence:
- the LOC121581177 gene encoding dynein, cytoplasmic 1, intermediate chain 2a-like isoform X7, whose protein sequence is MADKQDKSELKAELERKKQRLAQIREEKKRKEEENNKKKDGSDSKWGGEGGGVGAPDDSSDLEKKRREAEALLESMGITSDIPNAKSVGSESRSQDSGDGNTRRGLRLGMAKVTQVDFPPKEMVSYSKETQTPADTPTHTQAKPAEEEDEEEMVDPKPAEDTQEEEADQEEKQEEAPPKELTEEEKMHLLHSEEFMTFFDRGSRIVERALSERVDVCFDYSGRDLEDKEREMQAGAKMSLSRVFSDERWSKNRVVTCLDWSPQYPELLVASYNNNEDAPHEPDGVALVWNMKYKNTTPEYTFHCQSAVMSAAFARFHPNLIVGGTYSGQIVLWDNRSNKRTSVQRTPLSASAHTHPVNCVNMVGTQNAHNLISISTDGKMCSWSLDMLSQPQDSLELVFKQSKAVAVTSMAFPLGDVNNFVVGSEDGSVYTACRHGSKAGISEVFEGHHGPVTGLSCHSAGGPVDFSQLFISASFDWTVKLWTTKSTRPLYSFEDSCDYVYDVMWSPTHPALFACVDGSGRLDLWNLNDDTEVPSASVVVDGCPALNRVRWSHSGREIATGDSDGQVLVYDVGEQIFVPKADEWTHFMHTLVEINENRDEGDELAAQRLVA, encoded by the exons ATGGCGGATAAGCAGGATAAGAGTGAGCTGAAAGCAGAGCTGGAGAGGAAGAAACAGCGCCTGGCCCAGAtcagagaggaaaagaagagaaaGGAGGAAGAGAATAACAAGAAGAAGGAT GGGTCTGACTCtaagtggggaggggaggggggtggagttgGTGCACCAGATGACTCTTCTGAcctggagaagaagaggagagaggctgaggcTCTGCTGGAGAGCATGGGGATCACCTCTGATATACCCAACG CCAAGTCAGTGGGCAGCGAGTCTAGAAGCcaggactccggagatggaaacaccag GCGAGGTTTGAGGCTTGGCATGGCAAAGGTGACCCAGGTGGATTTCCCCCCAAAAGAGATGGTGTCCTACTCCAAGGAGACACAGACCCCCGCTGATACACCAACACACACCCAGGCTAAACCAG cagaagaggaagatgaggaagagatGGTCGATCCCAAGCCAGCAGAGGACACCCAGGAGGAGGAAGCTGATCAGGAGGAGAAGcaggaagaag ccCCTCCCAAGGAGCTGACTGAAGAGGAGAAGATGCACCTGCTCCACTCTGAGGAGTTCATGACGTTCTTCGATCGAGGGAGCAGGATTGTAGAGCGGGCTCTCTCTGAACGAGTGGACGTCTGCTTCGACTACAGTGGCCGAGACCTGGAGGACAAGGAGcg TGAGATGCAGGCGGGCGCTAAGATGTCTCTCAGTAGGGTGTTCTCTGACGAGCGCTGGTCCAAGAACAGAGTGGTCACCTGTCTGGACTGGTCTCCTCAG TACCCTGAGCTGCTGGTGGCCTCCTACAACAACAATGAAGATGCTCCTCATGAGCCGGACGGAGTGGCTCTGGTCTGGAATATGAAGTATAAGAATACCACACCCGAATACACCTTCCACTgccag TCTGCGGTGATGTCAGCGGCGTTCGCCAGGTTCCATCCTAACCTGATTGTGGGTGGGACTTACTCAGGCCAGATCGTCCTATGGGACAACAGGAGCAACAAAAGAACATCTGTACAGAGAACTCCCCTGTCTGCATCCGCTCACACG CACCCGGTGAACTGTGTGAACATGGTCGGGACCCAAAACGCTCACAACCTCATCAGCATTTCTACTGACGGAAAGATGTGTTCTTGGAGCCTAGACATGCTGTCTCAACCACAG gacAGCCTGGAGCTGGTGTTTAAGCAGTCTAAGGCAGTAGCAGTGACCTCAATGGCGTTTCCTCTGGGTGACGTCAATAACTTCGTAGTCGGGAGTGAAGATGGATCAGTCTACACCGCCTGCCGCCACgggag tAAGGCAGGCATCAGTGAGGTGTTTGAGGGGCACCATGGTCCAGTCACTGGGCTGAGCTGTCACAGTGCTGGGGGTCCTGTGGATTTCTCCCAGCTCTTCATCTCTGCCTCCTTCGACTGGACCGTTAAGCTCTGGACcaccaag AGTACCCGTCCTCTGTATTCGTTTGAGGACAGCTGTGACTATGTGTATGATGTCATGTGGTCTCCCACTCACCCTGCCCTCTTCGCCTGTGTGGACGGATCAGGACGGCTGGACCTGTGGAACCTCAACGACGacacagag gtGCCCAGTGCCAGTGTGGTTGTGGATGGGTGTCCTGCTCTGAACCGTGTGCGGTGGTCTCACTCAGGGAGAGAGATCGCTACAGGAGACTCAGACGGGCAGGTGCTGGTCTACGACGTAGGAGAG CAGATCTTTGTGCCCAAGGCAGATGAGTGGACCCATTTCATGCACACGCTCGTGGAGATCAACGAGAACCGAGACGAAGGAGATGAGCTCGCCGCGCAGCGCCTAGTCGCCTGA
- the LOC121581177 gene encoding cytoplasmic dynein 1 intermediate chain 2-like isoform X8, whose protein sequence is MADKQDKSELKAELERKKQRLAQIREEKKRKEEENNKKKDGSDSKWGGEGGGVGAPDDSSDLEKKRREAEALLESMGITSDIPNVPTPMSPSAKSVGSESRSQDSGDGNTRRGLRLGMAKVTQVDFPPKEMVSYSKETQTPADTPTHTQAKPAEEEDEEEMVDPKPAEDTQEEEADQEEKQEEAPPKELTEEEKMHLLHSEEFMTFFDRGSRIVERALSERVDVCFDYSGRDLEDKEREMQAGAKMSLSRVFSDERWSKNRVVTCLDWSPQYPELLVASYNNNEDAPHEPDGVALVWNMKYKNTTPEYTFHCQSAVMSAAFARFHPNLIVGGTYSGQIVLWDNRSNKRTSVQRTPLSASAHTHPVNCVNMVGTQNAHNLISISTDGKMCSWSLDMLSQPQDSLELVFKQSKAVAVTSMAFPLGDVNNFVVGSEDGSVYTACRHGSKAGISEVFEGHHGPVTGLSCHSAGGPVDFSQLFISASFDWTVKLWTTKSTRPLYSFEDSCDYVYDVMWSPTHPALFACVDGSGRLDLWNLNDDTEVPSASVVVDGCPALNRVRWSHSGREIATGDSDGQVLVYDVGEIFVPKADEWTHFMHTLVEINENRDEGDELAAQRLVA, encoded by the exons ATGGCGGATAAGCAGGATAAGAGTGAGCTGAAAGCAGAGCTGGAGAGGAAGAAACAGCGCCTGGCCCAGAtcagagaggaaaagaagagaaaGGAGGAAGAGAATAACAAGAAGAAGGAT GGGTCTGACTCtaagtggggaggggaggggggtggagttgGTGCACCAGATGACTCTTCTGAcctggagaagaagaggagagaggctgaggcTCTGCTGGAGAGCATGGGGATCACCTCTGATATACCCAACG TCCCTACCCCTATGTCTCCTTCAGCCAAGTCAGTGGGCAGCGAGTCTAGAAGCcaggactccggagatggaaacaccag GCGAGGTTTGAGGCTTGGCATGGCAAAGGTGACCCAGGTGGATTTCCCCCCAAAAGAGATGGTGTCCTACTCCAAGGAGACACAGACCCCCGCTGATACACCAACACACACCCAGGCTAAACCAG cagaagaggaagatgaggaagagatGGTCGATCCCAAGCCAGCAGAGGACACCCAGGAGGAGGAAGCTGATCAGGAGGAGAAGcaggaagaag ccCCTCCCAAGGAGCTGACTGAAGAGGAGAAGATGCACCTGCTCCACTCTGAGGAGTTCATGACGTTCTTCGATCGAGGGAGCAGGATTGTAGAGCGGGCTCTCTCTGAACGAGTGGACGTCTGCTTCGACTACAGTGGCCGAGACCTGGAGGACAAGGAGcg TGAGATGCAGGCGGGCGCTAAGATGTCTCTCAGTAGGGTGTTCTCTGACGAGCGCTGGTCCAAGAACAGAGTGGTCACCTGTCTGGACTGGTCTCCTCAG TACCCTGAGCTGCTGGTGGCCTCCTACAACAACAATGAAGATGCTCCTCATGAGCCGGACGGAGTGGCTCTGGTCTGGAATATGAAGTATAAGAATACCACACCCGAATACACCTTCCACTgccag TCTGCGGTGATGTCAGCGGCGTTCGCCAGGTTCCATCCTAACCTGATTGTGGGTGGGACTTACTCAGGCCAGATCGTCCTATGGGACAACAGGAGCAACAAAAGAACATCTGTACAGAGAACTCCCCTGTCTGCATCCGCTCACACG CACCCGGTGAACTGTGTGAACATGGTCGGGACCCAAAACGCTCACAACCTCATCAGCATTTCTACTGACGGAAAGATGTGTTCTTGGAGCCTAGACATGCTGTCTCAACCACAG gacAGCCTGGAGCTGGTGTTTAAGCAGTCTAAGGCAGTAGCAGTGACCTCAATGGCGTTTCCTCTGGGTGACGTCAATAACTTCGTAGTCGGGAGTGAAGATGGATCAGTCTACACCGCCTGCCGCCACgggag tAAGGCAGGCATCAGTGAGGTGTTTGAGGGGCACCATGGTCCAGTCACTGGGCTGAGCTGTCACAGTGCTGGGGGTCCTGTGGATTTCTCCCAGCTCTTCATCTCTGCCTCCTTCGACTGGACCGTTAAGCTCTGGACcaccaag AGTACCCGTCCTCTGTATTCGTTTGAGGACAGCTGTGACTATGTGTATGATGTCATGTGGTCTCCCACTCACCCTGCCCTCTTCGCCTGTGTGGACGGATCAGGACGGCTGGACCTGTGGAACCTCAACGACGacacagag gtGCCCAGTGCCAGTGTGGTTGTGGATGGGTGTCCTGCTCTGAACCGTGTGCGGTGGTCTCACTCAGGGAGAGAGATCGCTACAGGAGACTCAGACGGGCAGGTGCTGGTCTACGACGTAGGAGAG ATCTTTGTGCCCAAGGCAGATGAGTGGACCCATTTCATGCACACGCTCGTGGAGATCAACGAGAACCGAGACGAAGGAGATGAGCTCGCCGCGCAGCGCCTAGTCGCCTGA
- the LOC121581177 gene encoding dynein, cytoplasmic 1, intermediate chain 2a-like isoform X4 produces the protein MADKQDKSELKAELERKKQRLAQIREEKKRKEEENNKKKDGSDSKWGGEGGGVGAPDDSSDLEKKRREAEALLESMGITSDIPNAKSVGSESRSQDSGDGNTRTLHWDPDPSTLQLHSDFELLGRGLRLGMAKVTQVDFPPKEMVSYSKETQTPADTPTHTQAKPAEEEDEEEMVDPKPAEDTQEEEADQEEKQEEAPPKELTEEEKMHLLHSEEFMTFFDRGSRIVERALSERVDVCFDYSGRDLEDKEREMQAGAKMSLSRVFSDERWSKNRVVTCLDWSPQYPELLVASYNNNEDAPHEPDGVALVWNMKYKNTTPEYTFHCQSAVMSAAFARFHPNLIVGGTYSGQIVLWDNRSNKRTSVQRTPLSASAHTHPVNCVNMVGTQNAHNLISISTDGKMCSWSLDMLSQPQDSLELVFKQSKAVAVTSMAFPLGDVNNFVVGSEDGSVYTACRHGSKAGISEVFEGHHGPVTGLSCHSAGGPVDFSQLFISASFDWTVKLWTTKSTRPLYSFEDSCDYVYDVMWSPTHPALFACVDGSGRLDLWNLNDDTEVPSASVVVDGCPALNRVRWSHSGREIATGDSDGQVLVYDVGEQIFVPKADEWTHFMHTLVEINENRDEGDELAAQRLVA, from the exons ATGGCGGATAAGCAGGATAAGAGTGAGCTGAAAGCAGAGCTGGAGAGGAAGAAACAGCGCCTGGCCCAGAtcagagaggaaaagaagagaaaGGAGGAAGAGAATAACAAGAAGAAGGAT GGGTCTGACTCtaagtggggaggggaggggggtggagttgGTGCACCAGATGACTCTTCTGAcctggagaagaagaggagagaggctgaggcTCTGCTGGAGAGCATGGGGATCACCTCTGATATACCCAACG CCAAGTCAGTGGGCAGCGAGTCTAGAAGCcaggactccggagatggaaacaccag GACGTTACACTGGGATCCTGACCCCTCTACTCTGCAGCTGCACTCTGACTTTGAACTACTGGG GCGAGGTTTGAGGCTTGGCATGGCAAAGGTGACCCAGGTGGATTTCCCCCCAAAAGAGATGGTGTCCTACTCCAAGGAGACACAGACCCCCGCTGATACACCAACACACACCCAGGCTAAACCAG cagaagaggaagatgaggaagagatGGTCGATCCCAAGCCAGCAGAGGACACCCAGGAGGAGGAAGCTGATCAGGAGGAGAAGcaggaagaag ccCCTCCCAAGGAGCTGACTGAAGAGGAGAAGATGCACCTGCTCCACTCTGAGGAGTTCATGACGTTCTTCGATCGAGGGAGCAGGATTGTAGAGCGGGCTCTCTCTGAACGAGTGGACGTCTGCTTCGACTACAGTGGCCGAGACCTGGAGGACAAGGAGcg TGAGATGCAGGCGGGCGCTAAGATGTCTCTCAGTAGGGTGTTCTCTGACGAGCGCTGGTCCAAGAACAGAGTGGTCACCTGTCTGGACTGGTCTCCTCAG TACCCTGAGCTGCTGGTGGCCTCCTACAACAACAATGAAGATGCTCCTCATGAGCCGGACGGAGTGGCTCTGGTCTGGAATATGAAGTATAAGAATACCACACCCGAATACACCTTCCACTgccag TCTGCGGTGATGTCAGCGGCGTTCGCCAGGTTCCATCCTAACCTGATTGTGGGTGGGACTTACTCAGGCCAGATCGTCCTATGGGACAACAGGAGCAACAAAAGAACATCTGTACAGAGAACTCCCCTGTCTGCATCCGCTCACACG CACCCGGTGAACTGTGTGAACATGGTCGGGACCCAAAACGCTCACAACCTCATCAGCATTTCTACTGACGGAAAGATGTGTTCTTGGAGCCTAGACATGCTGTCTCAACCACAG gacAGCCTGGAGCTGGTGTTTAAGCAGTCTAAGGCAGTAGCAGTGACCTCAATGGCGTTTCCTCTGGGTGACGTCAATAACTTCGTAGTCGGGAGTGAAGATGGATCAGTCTACACCGCCTGCCGCCACgggag tAAGGCAGGCATCAGTGAGGTGTTTGAGGGGCACCATGGTCCAGTCACTGGGCTGAGCTGTCACAGTGCTGGGGGTCCTGTGGATTTCTCCCAGCTCTTCATCTCTGCCTCCTTCGACTGGACCGTTAAGCTCTGGACcaccaag AGTACCCGTCCTCTGTATTCGTTTGAGGACAGCTGTGACTATGTGTATGATGTCATGTGGTCTCCCACTCACCCTGCCCTCTTCGCCTGTGTGGACGGATCAGGACGGCTGGACCTGTGGAACCTCAACGACGacacagag gtGCCCAGTGCCAGTGTGGTTGTGGATGGGTGTCCTGCTCTGAACCGTGTGCGGTGGTCTCACTCAGGGAGAGAGATCGCTACAGGAGACTCAGACGGGCAGGTGCTGGTCTACGACGTAGGAGAG CAGATCTTTGTGCCCAAGGCAGATGAGTGGACCCATTTCATGCACACGCTCGTGGAGATCAACGAGAACCGAGACGAAGGAGATGAGCTCGCCGCGCAGCGCCTAGTCGCCTGA